A window of the Chloroflexota bacterium genome harbors these coding sequences:
- a CDS encoding sialidase family protein gives MIRQARYNDGTRSATVTLERIDTWVEDAESIVNFPGILELDDRLVLYHARSRHGAEHTADEDPNRILESYDDGETWQPAPDDFPLSFKDPMTGRQIDAFGGSIGYLRDGTIVHIGHNTQLQHDVGYDGSRMHDRFQQDDPTFRFQRASGDGQLLETIKFKVPGMPWGRRSYQVYSPIVELDSGDLLAAMEWVKMLPEERWRHEAHGRVWKYLFGVFIVRSADGGHTWEYVTQFDPDEVKPVYGISDRTVDEGFDEAHMAKLPSGDILCMLRTGSYSPLWQARSRDGGRTWDAPESTGWQAVKPQLQVLPNGVLACSSGRGAYGHPQVTHVMISIDGTGHRWEAPFCFHTGPGCSYTTTMQRDGKLHVIFSDSDFTRDMGTHGLPVQRIRRAVIDISTDAA, from the coding sequence ATGATTCGCCAAGCCCGCTACAACGACGGGACCCGCAGCGCCACCGTCACCCTCGAGCGCATCGACACCTGGGTCGAAGACGCCGAGAGCATCGTGAACTTCCCGGGAATCCTGGAGCTGGACGACCGGCTGGTGCTGTACCACGCGCGCTCGCGTCACGGCGCCGAGCACACCGCCGACGAGGACCCCAATCGCATCCTGGAGTCCTATGACGACGGCGAGACCTGGCAGCCCGCCCCGGACGACTTTCCGCTCTCGTTCAAGGATCCGATGACGGGCCGCCAGATCGACGCATTCGGCGGATCCATCGGCTATCTGCGCGACGGAACCATCGTGCACATCGGCCACAACACCCAGTTGCAGCACGACGTGGGCTACGACGGATCGCGTATGCACGACCGGTTCCAGCAAGACGACCCCACATTTCGCTTTCAGCGGGCCTCGGGCGACGGCCAGTTGCTCGAGACAATCAAGTTCAAGGTGCCCGGAATGCCGTGGGGACGCAGGTCCTACCAGGTCTACTCGCCCATCGTCGAGTTGGACAGCGGGGACCTGCTGGCGGCCATGGAGTGGGTCAAGATGCTGCCGGAGGAGCGGTGGCGCCATGAAGCCCACGGCCGCGTCTGGAAATACCTCTTCGGCGTCTTCATCGTGCGCTCCGCTGACGGCGGGCATACCTGGGAGTACGTGACCCAGTTCGACCCCGACGAAGTCAAGCCGGTCTACGGGATCAGCGATCGGACCGTGGACGAGGGGTTCGACGAAGCCCACATGGCCAAGCTGCCCAGCGGCGACATCCTTTGCATGCTCCGCACTGGCTCCTATTCGCCCCTGTGGCAGGCGCGGTCGCGGGACGGCGGCCGGACCTGGGACGCGCCCGAGTCGACCGGGTGGCAGGCGGTCAAGCCGCAGCTGCAGGTGCTGCCGAACGGCGTGCTGGCGTGCTCCTCCGGGCGCGGGGCCTATGGCCATCCGCAGGTGACCCACGTGATGATCAGCATCGACGGCACCGGGCATCGCTGGGAAGCGCCGTTCTGCTTCCACACCGGCCCCGGCTGCTCCTACACCACGACCATGCAGCGCGACGGCAAGCTGCACGTGATCTTTTCGGACTCCGACTTCACCCGCGACATGGGGACGCACGGACTGCCCGTGCAGCGCATTCGCCGAGCCGTGATCGATATCTCGACCGACGCCGCATGA
- a CDS encoding sialidase family protein, with product MINQASYSDGTRTATITLERIDTWLEEDQTVINFPGIVPLDGDRLFMTIHWSRHGDEGKFGDPTRAYLSDDAGETWSEAPRDFPMVTRDPRTGWMTENWDSGAWGFLRDGSIARVDHNTHKQHTLGHDRSQGHMHERFQQEDPEFRWHRYARDGSKLEHWTFKVPELPRERASYQCYSRILELDDGDILVALEWVDLLSESEQHIDGSGRVRKFRFGTFIVRSSDRGRTWKSVATFDPAVVNPVYGIFDRGVDEGLDEADLAVLPNGDVLCVMRTDSYAPMFQARSRDGGHTWSEPESTGWQGVKPRLEVLPNGVLACAAGRGSYGNPQVTHVMLSLDGTGNHWEAPFYFHTGPGCSYTTTMQRDGKLHVMFSHSDFTREMGTHALPNQKIRRAVLDVQLSEG from the coding sequence ATGATCAACCAAGCCAGCTACAGCGACGGCACCCGCACTGCCACCATCACCCTCGAGCGCATCGACACGTGGCTCGAAGAGGACCAAACGGTCATCAACTTTCCCGGCATCGTTCCGCTGGACGGCGACCGGCTCTTCATGACGATTCACTGGTCGCGCCACGGCGACGAGGGCAAGTTTGGCGACCCCACCCGCGCCTACCTTTCCGATGACGCCGGCGAGACGTGGTCCGAAGCCCCGCGAGACTTCCCCATGGTCACCCGCGACCCCCGCACCGGTTGGATGACCGAGAACTGGGACTCGGGCGCGTGGGGGTTCCTGCGCGACGGCTCCATCGCCCGTGTCGATCACAACACCCACAAGCAGCACACCCTGGGGCATGACCGCTCGCAAGGTCACATGCACGAGCGCTTCCAGCAGGAGGACCCGGAATTCCGCTGGCATCGCTACGCCCGCGACGGCTCGAAGCTGGAGCACTGGACATTCAAGGTCCCCGAGCTGCCGCGCGAGCGGGCGTCGTACCAGTGCTATTCCCGCATCCTGGAGCTGGACGACGGGGACATCCTGGTGGCGCTGGAGTGGGTCGACCTGCTGTCCGAGTCCGAGCAGCACATCGACGGGAGCGGGCGGGTGCGCAAGTTCCGTTTCGGAACGTTCATCGTGCGCTCCAGCGACCGCGGGCGGACCTGGAAGTCCGTCGCGACGTTCGATCCGGCGGTGGTCAACCCGGTCTACGGCATCTTCGACCGCGGAGTGGACGAGGGCCTGGACGAGGCCGACCTCGCGGTGCTGCCCAACGGCGACGTTCTTTGCGTAATGCGCACGGACTCGTACGCCCCGATGTTCCAGGCGCGGTCACGCGACGGCGGCCACACGTGGAGCGAGCCGGAGTCGACCGGTTGGCAGGGCGTCAAGCCGCGGCTGGAAGTGCTGCCGAACGGCGTCCTGGCCTGCGCGGCAGGACGCGGCAGCTACGGCAACCCCCAGGTGACGCACGTGATGCTGAGCCTCGACGGCACGGGCAACCACTGGGAGGCGCCCTTCTACTTCCACACCGGCCCCGGCTGCTCCTACACCACCACCATGCAGCGCGACGGCAAGCTGCACGTGATGTTCTCCCACTCCGACTTCACCCGCGAGATGGGCACTCACGCCCTCCCAAATCAGAAGATCCGGCGGGCGGTGCTGGACGTGCAGCTGAGCGAGGGATAG
- a CDS encoding TIM barrel protein: protein MRLGGSQAAYRWVSYPGLRIDRPEFGFRGMAYPYGTTTVGPVGLDDHVDWWIDRCVEHRFEALHMGSSWFADTEASAATGRRMAELGIEWVGSVSGAWAVPRDEWPPVRAEAVRCLEILRAGGCHLTEIVNADPPGPPGQPVPNGGLRFGHFSREVPMAVQIDCMIENLRDLVGVAEDLGIVLAFENHMDYRISEIVPVVQGVASPWLRINYDFANSLAVVEDQVEAARLAAPYVAMAHLRDMRVQSITTTGEPKFFHAPVGHGSVEIAEIFAILQDGAPAPDAIPVCLEPPCLPDYDPQLWVRLSVEWLGEHCAQYFPTYFDTAAWTPAGS from the coding sequence ATGAGGCTCGGCGGCTCGCAGGCGGCCTATCGCTGGGTGTCCTATCCCGGCCTGCGCATCGACCGGCCCGAGTTCGGCTTCCGCGGCATGGCGTATCCCTATGGCACCACCACGGTCGGCCCCGTGGGGCTCGACGACCACGTGGATTGGTGGATCGACCGCTGCGTGGAGCACAGATTCGAGGCGCTGCACATGGGGAGCAGCTGGTTTGCCGACACCGAGGCCAGCGCGGCCACCGGCCGCCGCATGGCCGAGCTTGGCATCGAATGGGTCGGCTCCGTCAGCGGCGCCTGGGCCGTCCCTCGTGACGAGTGGCCGCCGGTTCGCGCGGAGGCCGTCCGCTGCCTCGAGATTCTGCGCGCCGGCGGTTGCCACCTCACCGAGATCGTCAACGCCGATCCGCCGGGGCCGCCCGGCCAGCCGGTACCCAACGGCGGCTTACGCTTCGGGCACTTCAGCCGTGAAGTGCCGATGGCCGTCCAGATCGACTGCATGATCGAAAACCTGCGCGACCTCGTCGGCGTCGCGGAGGACCTGGGGATCGTGCTGGCCTTCGAGAACCACATGGACTACCGGATCAGCGAGATCGTGCCGGTGGTCCAAGGCGTCGCGTCGCCCTGGCTGCGCATCAACTACGACTTTGCCAACAGCTTGGCGGTCGTTGAGGATCAGGTCGAGGCCGCCCGTCTCGCGGCGCCCTACGTCGCAATGGCCCACCTACGCGACATGCGCGTGCAGTCCATCACCACCACCGGCGAGCCCAAGTTCTTCCACGCGCCCGTGGGCCACGGCAGCGTCGAGATCGCCGAAATCTTCGCGATCCTGCAGGACGGCGCGCCCGCTCCCGACGCAATTCCCGTCTGCCTGGAACCGCCCTGCCTCCCCGACTACGACCCGCAGCTCTGGGTGCGGCTCAGTGTCGAGTGGCTGGGGGAGCATTGCGCCCAGTACTTCCCCACCTACTTCGACACTGCCGCTTGGACACCAGCCGGCTCCTAG
- a CDS encoding Gfo/Idh/MocA family oxidoreductase, which yields MLNVGIIGLGGIARSHCEAIATLDDVRVVAVADLLEEPRQRYMRQYDIPRGYISHTELLQDDEVDAVAVVLGHQLHHRLTIDSLNAGKHVLVEKPMALSLAQCDAMIAAADANNRKLMVGLTQHFYPTSITAKSILDSGTLGPVITAVCYMSKNWNHADRRPQYRSRFHGGGMLLANGVHVVDRLTWLMGSQAMSVSAAVGTHANYQASDDSNVIFVRYKNGRAGVAVAVGFADGAPDYSSHVICANGTLKFSHHFEEYVRVGKDDVWEDVPFTHPPAEFTDEWRTFAESIARDIEPATHGPYARHIMEILFAAEQSAITGREVVLEGGTEWTHQTSGTPIHPDHGWV from the coding sequence ATGCTGAACGTCGGGATCATCGGCCTGGGCGGCATAGCGCGCTCGCACTGTGAGGCGATCGCCACGCTGGACGACGTGCGGGTAGTCGCCGTGGCCGACCTGCTGGAGGAGCCGCGGCAGCGCTACATGCGCCAATACGACATCCCACGCGGCTACATCTCACACACCGAGCTGCTGCAGGACGACGAGGTCGACGCCGTCGCGGTGGTGCTCGGGCACCAGCTGCACCACCGCCTCACGATCGACTCACTCAACGCGGGCAAGCACGTGCTGGTCGAGAAACCCATGGCCCTCAGCCTGGCCCAGTGCGACGCGATGATCGCCGCCGCCGACGCCAACAATCGCAAGCTCATGGTCGGGCTCACCCAGCACTTCTACCCCACCAGCATCACCGCCAAGTCGATCCTCGACTCGGGCACGCTCGGACCGGTGATCACCGCGGTCTGCTACATGTCCAAGAATTGGAACCATGCGGATCGCCGGCCGCAGTACCGCAGCCGCTTTCACGGCGGCGGCATGTTGCTGGCCAACGGCGTGCACGTCGTCGACCGCCTGACGTGGCTCATGGGCTCGCAGGCCATGTCCGTGTCGGCGGCCGTCGGCACCCACGCGAATTACCAGGCCAGCGACGACTCGAACGTGATCTTCGTGCGCTACAAGAACGGCCGGGCCGGCGTCGCGGTCGCCGTGGGCTTCGCCGACGGCGCGCCGGACTATTCGAGCCACGTCATCTGCGCCAACGGCACTTTGAAGTTCAGCCACCACTTCGAGGAATACGTGCGCGTCGGCAAGGACGACGTGTGGGAAGACGTGCCGTTCACGCACCCGCCCGCCGAGTTCACCGACGAGTGGCGGACCTTCGCCGAAAGCATTGCGCGCGACATTGAGCCGGCCACGCACGGGCCGTACGCGCGTCACATCATGGAGATCCTGTTCGCTGCCGAGCAGTCGGCGATCACAGGCCGTGAGGTCGTGCTGGAAGGCGGCACGGAGTGGACCCACCAAACCAGCGGCACGCCGATTCACCCCGACCACGGGTGGGTCTAG
- a CDS encoding cache domain-containing protein — protein MTRLPVDGDRQMREERAMREIWERTRANGDSVLATVAGILAIVALIIAINATTGISREATEEMIDDAVLRVADPAGYTQAFVAGAITRYEAEGRDAAVAYYNTRESMDGPWYAIIYDEDTETIAHPTRKDFIGQSPRERSDITGRSYGEEIASASEDGRWVSYVFVNPATGEPERKHTWVIKHDGLLFASGWYEPLSRADDPATYTQAVVASAISRYDSEGREASIAYHQSTESIDGQWYVFLLDENGYVLANPARPDFVGTTPAVRSDVTGKPYGLEVVAADENGRWVDYVFVNPVTGEPERKHTWVIKHDGLSFASGWYEPISRADDPATFTQAFVARAVSRYNAEGLDATVAHYNTPESLEGQWYVFIFDEDDRLLTHPDPSLLGDDLKGPLGTDITGRVFGLEMLQADEDGIWVSYVFANPTNGQPQVKHSWVVRHDGLLFGSGWYEFVPGEDELPVSGGDQFAAVVVPSGGLNIRN, from the coding sequence ATGACTCGGCTTCCGGTCGACGGCGACCGGCAAATGCGTGAGGAACGGGCGATGCGAGAAATCTGGGAACGCACAAGGGCCAACGGAGATTCGGTATTGGCGACGGTCGCCGGCATCCTCGCGATCGTCGCGCTCATCATTGCCATCAATGCGACGACGGGAATCTCGCGCGAGGCAACCGAGGAGATGATCGACGACGCCGTGTTACGCGTGGCCGATCCGGCTGGCTACACCCAGGCATTCGTGGCGGGGGCCATCACTCGATATGAAGCCGAAGGGCGGGACGCCGCGGTGGCGTACTACAACACCCGGGAGAGCATGGACGGGCCGTGGTACGCCATCATCTACGACGAGGACACCGAAACCATTGCGCATCCCACGCGCAAGGACTTCATCGGCCAGTCCCCCCGCGAGCGTTCGGATATCACCGGCAGGTCCTATGGCGAGGAAATCGCCTCCGCCAGCGAGGACGGGCGCTGGGTGAGCTACGTGTTCGTGAATCCGGCGACGGGCGAGCCGGAGCGCAAGCACACCTGGGTCATCAAGCACGACGGGTTGTTGTTCGCCTCCGGCTGGTATGAGCCCCTCTCGCGCGCGGACGATCCTGCGACCTATACGCAGGCTGTGGTGGCCTCCGCCATCAGTCGCTACGACTCCGAGGGACGCGAGGCGTCCATCGCCTATCACCAATCCACCGAGAGCATCGACGGTCAGTGGTACGTGTTCCTGCTCGACGAAAACGGCTACGTCCTGGCGAACCCGGCGCGACCGGACTTCGTGGGAACCACTCCCGCCGTGCGCTCCGACGTCACCGGCAAGCCCTACGGGTTGGAGGTGGTGGCCGCTGACGAGAACGGGCGCTGGGTGGACTACGTGTTCGTGAACCCGGTGACCGGCGAGCCCGAGCGCAAGCACACCTGGGTGATCAAGCACGACGGCTTGTCCTTCGCCTCGGGCTGGTATGAGCCCATTTCGCGAGCGGACGATCCCGCGACGTTCACTCAAGCGTTCGTCGCCCGTGCCGTCAGCCGCTACAACGCGGAGGGGCTAGATGCGACCGTGGCGCACTACAACACGCCCGAGAGCCTCGAGGGCCAGTGGTACGTCTTCATCTTCGACGAAGACGATCGTCTGCTCACGCATCCCGATCCGAGTCTGCTCGGCGACGACTTGAAGGGTCCCCTGGGAACGGACATCACGGGGCGTGTGTTCGGTCTCGAGATGCTGCAGGCCGACGAGGACGGTATCTGGGTGAGCTACGTATTCGCTAACCCAACAAACGGGCAGCCCCAGGTCAAACACTCCTGGGTCGTGCGGCACGACGGTCTCCTCTTCGGGTCGGGGTGGTACGAGTTCGTCCCAGGCGAGGACGAGCTTCCCGTCTCCGGCGGGGACCAGTTTGCGGCGGTGGTGGTTCCAAGCGGCGGGCTGAACATTCGCAACTAG
- a CDS encoding UbiX family flavin prenyltransferase: MPDHGGPRPSLILGISGATGAVLADAAAKALLDRGERLDVVCSDYGELMWHHEMQERFRDAAARWKSHGDLTVHRPQDVAAPISSGSYPVRGMLIVPCSMATLGALASGAGTNLLHRAADVTLKEKRRLVIVPRETPLSTIHLRNLLTLAEAGATVLPPEPAFYLRPSKVSEIVDALVDRMLQALGVIESPADEHRWA; the protein is encoded by the coding sequence TTGCCTGACCACGGAGGGCCGCGCCCCAGTCTGATCCTGGGCATTTCGGGGGCGACGGGCGCGGTGCTGGCCGACGCGGCAGCCAAGGCGCTGCTGGATCGCGGCGAGAGGCTCGACGTGGTGTGCAGCGACTACGGCGAGCTGATGTGGCACCACGAAATGCAGGAGCGCTTTCGCGACGCCGCCGCCCGCTGGAAGTCCCACGGTGACTTGACGGTGCATCGGCCGCAAGACGTGGCGGCGCCGATCTCGAGTGGCAGCTACCCGGTGCGCGGCATGCTCATCGTGCCGTGCAGCATGGCGACGCTCGGCGCGCTGGCCAGCGGCGCCGGAACGAACCTGCTCCACCGAGCAGCCGACGTGACGCTGAAGGAAAAGCGCCGCCTGGTGATCGTGCCGCGTGAGACGCCGCTGTCGACTATCCACTTGCGCAACCTGCTCACGCTGGCCGAGGCCGGCGCCACGGTGCTGCCGCCGGAGCCGGCGTTCTACCTGCGACCGTCGAAAGTCAGTGAGATCGTGGACGCGCTGGTGGACCGCATGTTGCAGGCGCTGGGAGTGATCGAATCCCCCGCCGACGAGCACCGTTGGGCGTAG
- the ubiA gene encoding putative 4-hydroxybenzoate polyprenyltransferase, with product MNPAAAAMRLRLYLDAIKFEHTIFALPFAFLGMVLAQDGWPGWRTFLWITVAMAGARTGAMAANRLIDARLDAANPRTAERALPAGRMSRVEMLGLASAGFALLHIAAWQLNLLALALAPVAMVTVTLYSFTKRFTWLSHWMLGLADGIAPVGGWIAVRGEIGAEAIVLALVVMFWIAGFDVLYSLQDLAFDRKRGLHSVPARFGTRRALQMARGSHALTVVVLIVLGLIAPLSWPYWVGVGLIGALLIYEHALLRNDLSRLNLAFFNMNGYVAITALVFTIAGVWVA from the coding sequence ATGAACCCGGCCGCCGCCGCGATGCGCCTGCGTCTGTATCTCGACGCGATCAAGTTCGAGCACACAATCTTCGCGCTGCCGTTTGCCTTTCTGGGGATGGTGCTGGCGCAGGACGGATGGCCCGGCTGGCGCACGTTCTTGTGGATCACGGTCGCCATGGCCGGCGCGCGCACGGGCGCCATGGCGGCAAACCGCCTGATCGACGCCCGACTCGACGCGGCGAACCCGCGCACGGCCGAGCGCGCCCTGCCCGCCGGGCGCATGTCCCGCGTCGAGATGCTCGGGTTGGCGTCGGCCGGATTCGCGCTGCTGCACATCGCCGCGTGGCAGCTCAACCTGCTGGCGCTGGCGCTGGCGCCGGTGGCGATGGTCACCGTGACGCTCTACTCGTTCACGAAGCGGTTCACCTGGCTGAGCCATTGGATGTTGGGCCTGGCCGACGGCATCGCGCCCGTCGGCGGCTGGATTGCGGTGCGCGGCGAAATCGGCGCGGAGGCCATCGTCCTGGCGCTGGTGGTGATGTTCTGGATTGCGGGATTCGACGTGCTCTACTCCCTCCAGGACTTGGCGTTCGACCGAAAGCGCGGGCTGCATTCGGTGCCGGCGCGATTCGGCACCCGTCGCGCGCTGCAGATGGCACGGGGATCACATGCGCTCACGGTGGTGGTGCTGATTGTGTTGGGTCTGATCGCCCCGCTGTCGTGGCCCTACTGGGTGGGCGTGGGCCTGATCGGGGCGCTGCTCATCTATGAGCACGCGCTGCTGCGCAACGACCTGTCGCGGCTCAACCTGGCCTTTTTCAACATGAACGGCTACGTGGCGATCACCGCGCTGGTGTTCACCATTGCCGGCGTGTGGGTTGCCTGA
- a CDS encoding menaquinone biosynthesis decarboxylase, translated as MAFNDLRAFIDHIERQGQLRRIKVEVDPHLEITEIADRVMKSDGPALLFENVKGSNVPLAINLLGTQQRMAWALGVDDWSELETRIEHLLNLAMSPPPAGIWGKLRTLGEIVHIGRIGPRTVRGGPVQDIVETAAPTLDGLPIPTCWPDDGGPYITMPLVFTHDPASGKRNMGMYRLQVFDSQTLGMHWQLHKGGAEHWRRSGESSTRMEVAIAIGADPVLLYSATAPLPPDVDELVFAGFLRGSSVEMVPAQTVDILVPARAEIVLEGYVDPAESRMEGPFGDHTGYYSLAEPYPVFHLTAVTRRRDPIFVSTIVGRPPMEDGWIGKATERLFLPLVRLVIPEIVDMNLPVHGVFHNFAIVSIRKRYPGQARKVMHAIWGTGQLMFTKYVIVVDADVDVHDLSEVLWRIGANTDPGRDTEHAQGVMDALEFATTHANVGGKLGIDATRKLPEEGFPREWPPDIVMDEDIVRRVDERWTSYGI; from the coding sequence ATGGCATTCAACGACCTGCGCGCCTTCATCGACCACATCGAGCGGCAGGGGCAGCTGCGCCGGATCAAGGTCGAGGTCGACCCGCATCTCGAAATCACCGAGATCGCCGACCGCGTGATGAAGTCGGACGGCCCGGCGCTGCTGTTCGAGAATGTGAAGGGCTCCAACGTGCCGCTGGCGATCAACCTGCTCGGCACCCAGCAGCGAATGGCCTGGGCGCTTGGCGTGGACGACTGGTCCGAGTTGGAGACCCGCATCGAGCACTTGCTGAATCTGGCCATGAGTCCGCCGCCCGCAGGCATCTGGGGCAAGCTGCGGACCCTGGGCGAGATCGTGCACATCGGCCGCATCGGCCCGCGAACGGTGCGCGGCGGCCCCGTGCAAGACATCGTCGAGACCGCCGCACCCACGCTGGACGGCCTGCCCATTCCCACCTGCTGGCCGGATGACGGCGGTCCCTACATCACCATGCCGCTGGTGTTCACCCACGACCCGGCCAGCGGCAAGCGCAACATGGGCATGTACCGCTTGCAGGTGTTCGACTCGCAGACGCTGGGCATGCACTGGCAGCTGCACAAGGGCGGGGCGGAGCACTGGCGCCGCAGCGGCGAGTCGAGCACCCGGATGGAAGTGGCCATCGCCATCGGCGCCGACCCGGTGCTGCTCTACTCCGCAACGGCCCCCTTGCCGCCGGACGTGGACGAGCTGGTGTTCGCCGGATTCCTGCGGGGCTCGTCGGTCGAAATGGTGCCTGCGCAGACGGTCGACATCCTGGTTCCAGCGCGCGCCGAAATCGTGCTCGAGGGCTACGTTGATCCCGCGGAGTCCCGCATGGAAGGCCCGTTCGGCGACCACACCGGCTACTACTCGCTGGCCGAACCCTACCCGGTGTTCCACCTGACGGCGGTGACGCGGCGGCGCGACCCGATTTTCGTATCCACCATCGTCGGACGACCGCCGATGGAGGACGGCTGGATCGGCAAAGCCACCGAGCGGCTATTCCTGCCGCTGGTACGGCTAGTCATTCCCGAGATCGTGGACATGAACCTGCCGGTGCACGGCGTGTTCCACAACTTCGCCATCGTGTCGATTCGGAAGCGCTATCCCGGCCAGGCGCGCAAGGTCATGCACGCCATTTGGGGCACGGGTCAGCTCATGTTCACCAAATACGTGATCGTGGTGGACGCCGACGTGGACGTGCACGATTTGAGCGAAGTTCTCTGGCGCATCGGGGCAAATACGGACCCCGGCCGCGACACGGAGCACGCCCAGGGCGTGATGGACGCGCTGGAGTTCGCCACCACGCACGCAAACGTGGGCGGCAAGCTCGGCATCGACGCGACGCGCAAGCTGCCCGAGGAGGGCTTTCCGCGTGAGTGGCCGCCGGACATCGTGATGGACGAGGACATCGTGCGGCGAGTCGACGAACGGTGGACAAGCTATGGCATCTAG
- a CDS encoding HAD-IIA family hydrolase: MTTAAPHRHDDEPALVPIRRRAFAFDMDGVIYRGPELIPGAAEAVAAVQHLGLPTLFITNNSRQTPVELAAKLQGLGIDAGPESIVSAVVASVSYLRAHHPAPCRVLVLGGDSLATQIAAAGYELATWDGDDVPEVVVVGVDFGLTYDRLRRATRAIIMDGAEYLAVNTDPQYPTPSGPIPGAGAMTSAVSAVTGQEPVIVGKPSAHMFRVIMERAGVEAADLVVLGDMLTADIAGARAIGAESVLVLTGTTSAAEAAAAPADQRPDHVIESLYDLPLPALVGI; encoded by the coding sequence ATGACCACGGCCGCGCCGCACCGGCACGACGACGAGCCGGCGCTCGTTCCGATCCGGCGGCGCGCTTTCGCCTTCGACATGGACGGCGTGATCTACCGCGGACCCGAGCTGATCCCGGGCGCCGCCGAGGCCGTGGCCGCGGTGCAGCACCTGGGGCTCCCAACGCTTTTCATCACCAACAACTCGCGCCAGACACCGGTGGAGCTGGCGGCAAAGCTGCAGGGGCTGGGCATCGACGCCGGCCCTGAGAGCATCGTGTCGGCGGTGGTCGCCAGCGTGTCCTACCTGCGCGCGCACCATCCAGCGCCGTGCCGCGTGCTCGTGCTGGGCGGGGACAGCCTGGCGACGCAGATTGCGGCCGCCGGCTACGAGTTGGCGACCTGGGACGGCGACGACGTTCCGGAGGTCGTGGTGGTCGGCGTGGACTTTGGGTTGACCTACGACAGGCTGCGGCGCGCGACCCGCGCCATCATCATGGACGGCGCCGAGTACCTGGCCGTAAACACCGACCCGCAATACCCCACGCCCAGCGGTCCCATTCCGGGCGCCGGCGCGATGACATCCGCCGTTTCGGCCGTCACCGGGCAAGAGCCAGTCATCGTGGGCAAGCCCTCGGCGCACATGTTTCGGGTCATCATGGAACGCGCCGGGGTTGAGGCCGCCGACCTGGTGGTGCTGGGCGACATGCTGACCGCGGACATAGCCGGGGCGCGGGCCATCGGCGCCGAGTCGGTGCTGGTCCTCACCGGCACCACGTCGGCCGCCGAGGCTGCCGCCGCGCCCGCCGATCAACGGCCGGACCACGTGATCGAGTCCCTCTACGACCTGCCGCTGCCCGCGCTGGTTGGGATCTAG
- a CDS encoding phosphoglycerate dehydrogenase produces the protein MARVLVTSRLAVKSLDTTWRDLLEQAGHEVVIAQVPQEQMYPTEEQLKDLLQGITATVASSESYTRAVFESAPELRVVSRVGVGYDAIDTAAAADHDVVAMIAAGSNDTTVAESAVAMILALARELYAYITNTAEGDWSRGLMNEIRDKTIGVVGLGRIGKSVVRRLAGFDPVLIAAEPYPDQEFVAQYGIELVEIDDLFRRADYVTLHVNTTPDTVNFVNERRLGLMKPTAYLVNTARGGLVDEDALYAALTQGVIAGAALDVRAKEPPSDHRLAQLPNVIATPHVAGISTDCVVRMADLAAQNIVDVLQGSWRREMVVNGLYSD, from the coding sequence GTGGCCCGCGTCCTCGTGACCTCTCGGCTCGCCGTCAAGTCCCTCGACACCACCTGGCGCGACCTGCTGGAGCAGGCCGGCCACGAGGTGGTCATCGCCCAGGTTCCGCAGGAGCAGATGTATCCCACCGAGGAGCAGCTCAAGGACCTGCTGCAGGGCATCACGGCCACGGTGGCGAGCAGCGAGTCGTATACCCGCGCGGTCTTCGAGAGCGCGCCCGAGTTGCGCGTGGTTTCGCGCGTGGGCGTCGGCTACGACGCCATCGACACCGCCGCGGCCGCCGACCACGACGTGGTGGCCATGATCGCCGCGGGCTCGAACGACACCACGGTCGCGGAGTCGGCCGTGGCGATGATCCTGGCCCTGGCGCGCGAGCTGTACGCCTACATCACCAACACCGCCGAGGGCGATTGGTCGCGCGGCCTGATGAACGAAATCCGCGACAAAACCATCGGCGTCGTGGGCCTGGGCCGCATCGGCAAGAGCGTGGTGCGGCGGCTGGCCGGGTTCGATCCGGTGCTCATCGCCGCCGAGCCGTATCCAGATCAGGAGTTTGTGGCCCAATACGGTATCGAGCTGGTGGAGATCGACGATCTGTTCCGGCGCGCGGACTATGTGACCCTGCACGTGAACACGACGCCGGATACCGTCAATTTCGTCAACGAGCGACGGCTGGGATTGATGAAGCCCACCGCCTATCTCGTGAACACCGCCCGCGGCGGTTTGGTGGACGAGGACGCACTCTACGCGGCATTGACGCAGGGCGTCATCGCCGGCGCCGCGCTGGACGTTCGCGCGAAGGAGCCGCCGTCGGACCATCGGCTGGCCCAACTGCCGAACGTGATCGCCACGCCCCACGTGGCCGGCATCTCCACCGACTGCGTGGTGCGCATGGCTGATCTGGCAGCGCAGAACATCGTCGACGTCTTGCAGGGATCCTGGCGGCGCGAGATGGTCGTGAACGGCCTGTACTCGGACTAA